The Vairimorpha necatrix chromosome 1, complete sequence genome contains a region encoding:
- a CDS encoding mgtE domain-containing protein, with the protein MISYFFTLDLSLFLQSTPSLVISLIGLLVTGRILEKVVDDLELKIYPILLQSNCILNFKGNIELLYALYLSSMRLNDYLNYKKYLRYAFDNGYLVLLQSITIGITIGIIGISKLVLSGIFDIKIFLNIFTTSLVTCTVSTLLFILFLYFTIEFSKYCDITPDNVVLPTISSISDYLSIRLLILFTKFFKKSSIFSMIFIISLCLCFVPICLFFIFVSKKRMPIQSVQILFFTYILSTLGGYFLDIFSSKYSFIASTFPVYSGLAVSIAFIYLHKIFTSINNNIEHDSEKTKATLLVTSFIMILFYILLSMYYEVRKGIMFYILLISFFLCQVGILLKLIEELAVFLQEYEGDIGIVSIPIITALGDVLSTLLLILVASLSTKKIDK; encoded by the coding sequence atgatctcatatttctttactctcgatttatctttatttttacaatctACACCTAGTCTCGTTATTTCATTAATCGGTCTACTTGTTACAGGTCGAATTCTGGAAAAAGTAGTAGACGATCTCGAACTCAAAATTTATCCAATTTTACTGCAGTCAAATTGTAtactaaattttaaaggaaATATCGAACTACTCTACGCTTTGTATTTGTCGTCTATGAGACTGAACGATTATctcaattataaaaaatatcttagGTATGCATTTGACAATGGATATCTTGTGCTTCTCCAGTCTATTACTATAGGAATAACAATAGGAATAATCGGAATATCTAAACTTGTACTATCTGgaatatttgatataaaaatattccttAATATCTTCACCACTTCATTGGTCACTTGTACTGTTTCAACCTTattattcattttattCCTTTATTTTACTATAGAATTCTCTAAATATTGCGACATTACTCCTGACAACGTCGTTTTACCAACTATATCTTCTATATCTGATTATTTAAGCATTCGACTGCTAAttctttttacaaaatttttcaaaaaatcttcgattttttcaatgatttttatcatttcaCTTTGCCTATGTTTCGTACCtatttgtctttttttcatattcgTCAGTAAAAAACGAATGCCAATCCAATCAGTccaaatacttttttttacatacaTTCTGAGTACACTAGGCGGGTACTTTCTAGACATATTCTCatcaaaatattcatttataGCTTCAACATTCCCTGTTTATTCTGGTCTGGCTGTGTCTATAGCTTTTATTTAtcttcataaaatttttacatctataaataataatatagaaCATGATAGCGAAAAAACAAAAGCGACTTTACTGGTCACATCTTTCATAAtgatattgttttatatcttaTTATCTATGTATTATGAAGTTAGAAAAGgtataatgttttatattcttttgatttcattttttttgtgtcaGGTGGGGATACTTTTGAAATTAATAGAAGAACTAGCAGTATTCTTACAGGAATATGAAGGAGATATAGGTATTGTGTCTATACCAATAATAACAGCATTGGGAGATGTATTAAGTACTTTGTTGCTTATATTAGTGGCATCATTAAGTacgaaaaaaattgataaataa
- a CDS encoding putative heat shock factor transcription factor, with protein sequence MSDFKAPKITRFIRRLFKIVNDPAYPEIEWTEDGLHFYISDKNAFMTNGLKYLSKTTEYSAFVRLLYVYGFSKSNSLNTREEEYFHRNFQRNGEKMLCCIKRTTDKLSTLVTKSTTKTPNQLQDLLQYLNGQNFKLENEVRSLKERVDQQDNTINGLVQILGRLFINSENNVEDGIKKIIKKAPESTSKDFPILNDNKLEKYFKNNLEELKKQKTIEEDYKHKDRRVIPDKQNNNFLFDFEDDDSSYETKYF encoded by the coding sequence ATGAGTGATTTTAAAGCACCAAAAATTACTAGATTTATAAGAAGACTCTTTAAAATCGTAAATGATCCAGCTTATCCCGAAATAGAATGGACTGAAGATGGcttacatttttatatttctgaTAAAAATGCTTTTATGACAAATggtctaaaatatttgagtAAGACCACGGAATACAGCGCATTTGTACGACTTCTCTACGTCTACGGCTTTTCAAAGtcaaattctttaaatacccgagaagaagaatattttcataGAAATTTCCAAAGAAACGGGGAGAAAATGCTTTGTTGTATCAAAAGAACAACTGATAAACTGTCAACATTAGTAACAAAAAGCACAACAAAGACACCTAACCAATTGCAAGATTTGTTACAATATCTCAATGggcaaaattttaaacttgAGAACGAAGTGCGAAGTCTTAAAGAACGAGTCGACCAACAAGATAATACAATTAACGGGCTAGTGCAAATATTAGGAAGACTGTTTATAAATAGTGAAAATAACGTAGAAGACgggataaaaaaaataatcaagaAAGCTCCAGAGTCGACTAGTAAAGATTTCCCAATTTTGAATGACAATAaacttgaaaaatattttaaaaataatttggaagaattaaagaaaCAGAAAACAATAGAAGAAGATTATAAACACAAAGATAGAAGAGTTATACCGGATAAACagaataataattttttatttgactTTGAAGACGATGATTCATCGTATGagacaaaatatttttaa
- a CDS encoding zinc finger AN1 domain-containing protein, protein MENTVGNNLNIIIKDEKKEDKEIFILSTKKRKCDDTIINSAKTRKHSDTMKNNCYKCNRRMNLVSSYKCRCGNNYCNRHRFHDQHDCKFDFKKLATEKLAMNNPKLQNNRIGDH, encoded by the coding sequence ATGGAAAATACTGTGGGTAACAATCTCAACATTATAATCAAAGATgagaaaaaagaagataaagaaatatttattttatccaCTAAGAAACGGAAATGTGATGATACAATCATAAATAGCGCAAAAACCAGAAAACATTCTGACACAATGAAAAACAATTGCTATAAGTGTAATAGAAGAATGAATCTTGTAAGCTCTTATAAATGCAGATGTGGGAATAATTATTGTAATAGGCACAGATTCCACGATCAACATGACTGCAAATTCGACTTCAAAAAATTGGCAACTGAGAAATTAGCAATGAATAATCctaaattacaaaataatcGAATTGGAGatcattaa
- a CDS encoding general transcription and DNA repair factor IIH subunit (SSL1) encodes MANSFAWEKEYKRTWLEDKKLDSKNEYKINKLIYNDKKKGILRHLHILLDVSLSIDKNDYLPSIRKNIISSLEKFIPKFYLENPISGMSFSCVNDRTIKITNSTNVKDLLNRKGEGNFSLLNGLYGAVEHIKSYTFCKEIVVIVSSLVLKDSDSYSEIIDILKKLNIKINIISICGELMIYKHIVESTGGKLYVPLNIDHFDYILKSLTIPSEIKSATINLIKLGFPKVIYEEGVCACHLQMNLAGYECPACKTYICSLPMGCPICELQLVSSLNISKSYQHMYPLKLFIKCPEGTCIVCQKKGEECCGKCNSVYCDDCNFFVHENLNFCLGCKK; translated from the coding sequence ATGGCTAATAGTTTTGCTTGggaaaaagaatataagcGAACTTGGCTGgaagataaaaaacttgattcaaaaaatgaatacaaaattaataaacttATTTACAATGATAAAAAGAAAGGAATTTTGCGTCAtctacatattttattagatgTATCATTGTCTATTGACAAAAATGACTATTTGCCGTCAATtcgtaaaaatattatttcttctctcgaaaaatttattccgAAATTCTACCTTGAAAATCCAATCTCTGGGATGTCTTTTTCATGTGTGAACGACagaacaataaaaataacaaactCTACTAatgtaaaagatttattaaatcgtAAAGGCGAAggaaatttttctttattaaatggCCTTTATGGCGCAGTAGAACACATAAAATCTTATACATTTTGTAAAGAAATTGTAGTAATTGTCTCCAGTTTGGTATTGAAAGATTCTGACTCGTATTCTGAAATTATCGAcatattgaaaaaactaaatataaaaattaatattattagtaTTTGTGGAGAACTCATGatttataaacatataGTAGAATCTACAGGAGGGAAATTGTATGTTCCATTGAATATTGACCATTTTGACTATATTCTTAAATCTCTAACAATACCAAGCGAAATCAAGAGCGCGactataaatttgataaaactGGGATTTCCTAAAGTAATTTATGAAGAAGGAGTTTGCGCGTGCCATTTGCAAATGAATTTGGCAGGATATGAATGTCCTGCGTGTAAAACATACATTTGTTCACTTCCCATGGGATGTCCCATATGTGAATTACAACTAGTCAGTTCATTAAATATATCGAAATCTTACCAACATATGTACCctctaaaattatttataaagtgTCCTGAGGGAACGTGCATTGTTTGTCAGAAAAAAGGCGAAGAATGTTGTGGAAAGTGCAATTCGGTGTATTGCGATGATTGCAACTTTTTTGTTCATGAAAATCTAAATTTCTGTCTTGGttgcaaaaaataa